From the genome of Drosophila melanogaster chromosome 2L, one region includes:
- the milt gene encoding milton, isoform B — translation MTHVNNGEVMEKEMEPTGERERDRETAAGSGVHHRFLASASERDANSGNALEAAATKTKTGTTITNLEDLAFEACQNWSDLHQDFFITDDELEYEDELSLGSSIGGNIATTTTADAAVEGLITGEHQNEQLLMEVLCGNRVSQMTRAYDDIEAVTRLLEEKEKDLELTVQIGKELLTQNNALEARVADLETDLKASNDDRAQLVHELHKKNELISVLTNDADDGTDTDTPTMSKSITLDLLQRKVNSLLDENKSLKCEATQLAHQTDEVEEHERQLMADISAQLNDANSQYDNLSLELERQREENRLQHEQIVNLTARLAEAEMRLHQLTQDNDEHLSLLHVTKENQNALALELVEFKQRYEEVLALLHSAQDQLKQQRKRSQPQARSSFLGGLGTSGAGMGGSLFPPDSLHCELMESSLYSENSLDSGISGDSQRSADRISRMMMHMPSGGMSSSTMGGSVYAGAGNVPPYKRVFDTVRCAGKSGNYMDSGNVSMTQLGAMSMSSSSGPRMASMAYPAGSYYRGGSNQSLGVKTLSSESLNSQSDDGYPAQPSGVPGAPGAKELEAALKRLTPAEVLARRAMLSYAPAGTYNYDEPMGHGTGNVRNSDLPLGVRTPDSIMSTGSSGMSGSTNHMSASMTHQWRLPEKLQIIKPMEGSQTLHHWSRLATPTLSGLLDERPGVTIRGGRGLDDLGMQIYTLSDVEEDVSDDLPGKQFEAPGCTFTYTNSMVMHPDDGFVNDLSFLSQSQMSSRMASTSTSRQPSCPATPRAGLSRKNSCSTFSVNLGLAGMLNERGIKAVTPSALNTPAGPNFSPTVTPCNSPEGSPPRAQSPEPLFGLLSCGADLIRRKIVGDQHQQQQQKQRSSLSKQQQQKIMLSHLERRALRSLNLIEKVESIGLENIISAQRGLGSGIANRSSSPLSSGSLQSLHTSSNSIVDDIHFDRAQIKGVLHRGLKSPTPATASTSAAAAASGPGISTSSSTSAYNSDDSDDQGLVMKIKPSKSATPTTTGAAQSQPSSATTSNGTASETRLKQMQRQKSRRQLKNGMANQRPDLGTISGAGGGGRVRPDLGKVADSGSSSKLSTKRSEAKPAEEEEATPQTITQAFVGSVSSLLFGRKGGWL, via the exons ATGACGCACGTAAACAATGGGGAAGTAATGGAAAAGGAGATGGAGCCAacgggagagcgagagagagacagGGAGACTGCTGCCGGCAGCGGGGTCCATCATCGATTTTTAGCCAGTGCATCGGAGCGAGATGCCAATAGCGGGAATGCATTGGAAGCTGCagcgacaaaaacaaaaacaggcACAACGATTACCAACTTGGAAGACTTGGCCTTTGAGGCATGCCAAAATTGGTCGGATTTGCACCAAGACTTCTTCATCACGGACGATGAACTTGAGTACGAGGATGAACTCTCTTTGGGCAGCAGCATAGGTGGAAAcattgcaacaacaacgacagcaGATGCAGCAGTAGAGGGTCTTATAACGGGAGAACATCAGAACGAGCAGCTGCTGATGGAAG ttctATGCGGCAACCGCGTTAGCCAAATGACTCGGGCGTACGATGACATTGAGGCCGTGACGCGACTgctggaggagaaggagaaggaccTAGAGCTGACCGTGCAGATTGGCAAAGAGCTGCTCACCCAGAACAATGCACTCGAGGCACGGGTCGCGGATCTGGAAACCGATCTCAAGGCCTCCAACGACGATCGTGCCCAGCTGGTCCACGAGCTGCACAAGAAGAACGAGCTCATCTCTGTGCTTACCAACGATGCAGACGATGGCACAGATACTG ACACTCCCACCATGTCGAAGTCTATAACTTTGGATCTACTGCAGCGCAAGGTCAACTCCCTGCTCGACGAGAACAAGTCTCTGAAATGCGAAGCCACCCAACTGGCCCACCAGACGGACGAGGTGGAGGAGCACGAGCGCCAGCTGATGGCCGATATCAGTGCTCAGCTAAACGATGCTAACTCACAGTACGACAACCTCAGTTTGGAGTTGGAACGGCAGCGGGAGGAAAACCGGCTGCAACATGAGCAGATCGTGAACCTGACCGCTCGCCTAGCGGAGGCGGAAATGCGACTACACCAACTGACGCAAGACAACGACGAACATCTCTCGCTGCTGCACGTGACgaaagaaaaccaaaatgcTTTGGCCCTGGAACTGGTGGAGTTCAAGCAGCGTTACGAAGAGGTGCTCGCTCTGCTGCACTCTGCTCAGGATCAGCTGAAGCAACAGCGAAAGCGGTCGCAGCCACAGGCAAGGAGCTCCTTCCTCGGTGGCCTTGGAACAAGTGGCGCTGGCATGGGCGGCAGTCTTTTCCCGCCGGATTCACTGCACTGTGAGCTTATGGAGTCTTCACTGTACTCAGAGAATAGCCTAGACTCTGGCATATCCGGCGACAGTCAGCGATCAGCGGACCGCATTAGCCGCATGATGATGCACATGCCGTCCGGCGGCATGAGCTCGTCGACAATGGGAGGTAGCGTGTATGCGGGAGCTGGCAATGTGCCGCCATACAAGCGGGTATTCGACACAGTGCGATGTGCCGGCAAGAGCGGCAACTACATGGACAGCGGCAACGTGTCGATGACGCAACTGGGAGCTATGTCGATGAGCAGCTCTTCGGGGCCGCGCATGGCTTCGATGGCGTATCCAGCGGGCTCCTACTATCGTGGCGGTAGCAATCAATCTCTGGGAGTTAAAACTCTGTCAAGCGAGAGTCTCAACTCCCAGTCGGATGACGGTTATCCAGCCCAGCCCTCTGGTGTGCCAGGAGCGCCCGGCGCCAAGGAGCTGGAGGCGGCTCTCAAGAGGCTGACGCCGGCTGAGGTCTTGGCTCGCCGTGCTATGTTGTCCTATGCTCCGGCTGGAACCTATAACTACGACGAACCAATGGGTCACGGTACAGGTAACGTTCGAAACTCGGATCTACCGCTGGGTGTGCGCACGCCGGACAGTATTATGTCCACCGGCTCGTCGGGAATGTCGGGCTCCACGAATCACATGTCCGCTTCGATGACGCATCAGTGGCGACTACCCGAGAAGCTGCAGATCATCAAACCCATGGAGGGATCGCAGACATTGCACCATTGGTCGCgcttggccacgcccacgctcAGTGGACTGCTGGATGAGCGTCCCGGCGTAACGATCCGTGGTGGACGTGGCCTGGATGATCTGGGAATGCAGATATACACGCTGTCGGACGTAGAGGAGGATGTTAGCGATGATCTGCCCGGCAAACAGTTTGAAGCACCGGGCTGCACGTTCACCTACACCAATAGCATGGTCATGCATCCGGACGATGGATTCGTTAACGATCTGTCATTCCTCTCGCAGTCGCAGATGTCGTCCCGAATGGCCTCCACGTCGACATCAAGGCAACCCAG TTGTCCTGCCACGCCTCGCGCTGGACTATCGCGCAAAAATTCCTGCTCCACATTTTCGGTGAACCTCGGACTCGCTGGAATGCTGAATGAGAGGGGCATCAAGGCGGTGACGCCCAGTGCCCTCAACACGCCCGCCGGACCTAACTTTTCGCCCACGGTGACGCCATGCAACAGCCCGGAGGGATCACCTCCTCGTGCCCAGTCGCCCGAGCCGCTCTTTGGTCTGCTCTCGTGTGGTGCGGATTTGATCCGGCGCAAAATCGTAGGcgatcagcatcagcagcagcaacagaagcaaAGGAGCAGCCTtagcaagcagcagcagcagaagatcATGCTCTCGCACCTGGAAAGACGTGCCCTGCGATCGCTGAACCTAATTGAGAAGGTGGAGAGCATCGGACTGGAGAACATAATAAGCGCACAGAGAGGCCTTGGCTCAGGAATCGCGAACCGCAGCAGTTCGCCCCTGAGCAGTGGCAGCCTACAGAGTCTccacaccagcagcaacagcattgtGGACGACATACACTTCGATCGGGCACAGATCAAGGGTGTCCTGCATCGAGGCCTGAAATCGCCAACGCCCGCAACAGCATCAACATCTGCAGCTGCGGCGGCTTCAGGGCCAGGTATCTCGACGAGCAGCAGCACGAGTGCTTACAATAGCGATGATAGCGACGATCAGGGCTTGGTAATGAAAATCAAACCGTCGAAGAGCGCGACACCCACAACAACAGGAGCAGCACAAAGTCAGCCAAGTTCGGCGACGACATCCAACGGCACGGCGAGTGAAACGCGACTGAAGCAGATGCAGCGCCAGAAATCGCGCAGGCAGCTAAAGAACGGAATGGCCAACCAGAGGCCAGATCTGGGCACAATTTCTGGCGCCGGAGGAGGCGGACGAGTGCGCCCGGATCTGGGAAAGGTAGCcgacagcggcagcagcagcaagctcAGCACCAAGCGAAGTGAGGCTAAGCCTGCGGAGGAGGAAGAGGCGACACCACAGACCATCACACAGGCGTTTGTGGGTTCAGTTAGTTCCTTGCTTTTTGGCCGCAAGGGCGGTTGGCTGTAA
- the milt gene encoding milton, isoform C, protein MLSATLGANGGSQPLSPSAQATLSKHLPRLQSKRLLQQTQLQSPAAARPQTCDASCLTELCSSENLPEVEIFSLLEEQIPKYKVRNDFLTNFSGYANEDWFVPAPALPIPPEGLGLTKEQTRECLNYFLLCGNRVSQMTRAYDDIEAVTRLLEEKEKDLELTVQIGKELLTQNNALEARVADLETDLKASNDDRAQLVHELHKKNELISVLTNDADDGTDTDTPTMSKSITLDLLQRKVNSLLDENKSLKCEATQLAHQTDEVEEHERQLMADISAQLNDANSQYDNLSLELERQREENRLQHEQIVNLTARLAEAEMRLHQLTQDNDEHLSLLHVTKENQNALALELVEFKQRYEEVLALLHSAQDQLKQQRKRSQPQARSSFLGGLGTSGAGMGGSLFPPDSLHCELMESSLYSENSLDSGISGDSQRSADRISRMMMHMPSGGMSSSTMGGSVYAGAGNVPPYKRVFDTVRCAGKSGNYMDSGNVSMTQLGAMSMSSSSGPRMASMAYPAGSYYRGGSNQSLGVKTLSSESLNSQSDDGYPAQPSGVPGAPGAKELEAALKRLTPAEVLARRAMLSYAPAGTYNYDEPMGHGTGNVRNSDLPLGVRTPDSIMSTGSSGMSGSTNHMSASMTHQWRLPEKLQIIKPMEGSQTLHHWSRLATPTLSGLLDERPGVTIRGGRGLDDLGMQIYTLSDVEEDVSDDLPGKQFEAPGCTFTYTNSMVMHPDDGFVNDLSFLSQSQMSSRMASTSTSRQPSCPATPRAGLSRKNSCSTFSVNLGLAGMLNERGIKAVTPSALNTPAGPNFSPTVTPCNSPEGSPPRAQSPEPLFGLLSCGADLIRRKIVGDQHQQQQQKQRSSLSKQQQQKIMLSHLERRALRSLNLIEKVESIGLENIISAQRGLGSGIANRSSSPLSSGSLQSLHTSSNSIVDDIHFDRAQIKGVLHRGLKSPTPATASTSAAAAASGPGISTSSSTSAYNSDDSDDQGLVMKIKPSKSATPTTTGAAQSQPSSATTSNGTASETRLKQMQRQKSRRQLKNGMANQRPDLGTISGAGGGGRVRPDLGKVADSGSSSKLSTKRSEAKPAEEEEATPQTITQAFVGSVSSLLFGRKGGWL, encoded by the exons AGCTGTGCAGCAGCGAGAATTTGCCCGAGGTGGAGATTTTCTCACTGCTGGAGGAGCAGATACCCAAGTACAAGGTGCGCAACGATTTCCTCACAAACTTCTCGGGCTATGCGAATGAGGACTGGTTCGTTCCGGCACCAGCGCTGCCCATTCCGCCGGAGGGTCTGGGCTTGACCAAGGAGCAGACAAGAGAGTGCCTAAACTATTTCC ttctATGCGGCAACCGCGTTAGCCAAATGACTCGGGCGTACGATGACATTGAGGCCGTGACGCGACTgctggaggagaaggagaaggaccTAGAGCTGACCGTGCAGATTGGCAAAGAGCTGCTCACCCAGAACAATGCACTCGAGGCACGGGTCGCGGATCTGGAAACCGATCTCAAGGCCTCCAACGACGATCGTGCCCAGCTGGTCCACGAGCTGCACAAGAAGAACGAGCTCATCTCTGTGCTTACCAACGATGCAGACGATGGCACAGATACTG ACACTCCCACCATGTCGAAGTCTATAACTTTGGATCTACTGCAGCGCAAGGTCAACTCCCTGCTCGACGAGAACAAGTCTCTGAAATGCGAAGCCACCCAACTGGCCCACCAGACGGACGAGGTGGAGGAGCACGAGCGCCAGCTGATGGCCGATATCAGTGCTCAGCTAAACGATGCTAACTCACAGTACGACAACCTCAGTTTGGAGTTGGAACGGCAGCGGGAGGAAAACCGGCTGCAACATGAGCAGATCGTGAACCTGACCGCTCGCCTAGCGGAGGCGGAAATGCGACTACACCAACTGACGCAAGACAACGACGAACATCTCTCGCTGCTGCACGTGACgaaagaaaaccaaaatgcTTTGGCCCTGGAACTGGTGGAGTTCAAGCAGCGTTACGAAGAGGTGCTCGCTCTGCTGCACTCTGCTCAGGATCAGCTGAAGCAACAGCGAAAGCGGTCGCAGCCACAGGCAAGGAGCTCCTTCCTCGGTGGCCTTGGAACAAGTGGCGCTGGCATGGGCGGCAGTCTTTTCCCGCCGGATTCACTGCACTGTGAGCTTATGGAGTCTTCACTGTACTCAGAGAATAGCCTAGACTCTGGCATATCCGGCGACAGTCAGCGATCAGCGGACCGCATTAGCCGCATGATGATGCACATGCCGTCCGGCGGCATGAGCTCGTCGACAATGGGAGGTAGCGTGTATGCGGGAGCTGGCAATGTGCCGCCATACAAGCGGGTATTCGACACAGTGCGATGTGCCGGCAAGAGCGGCAACTACATGGACAGCGGCAACGTGTCGATGACGCAACTGGGAGCTATGTCGATGAGCAGCTCTTCGGGGCCGCGCATGGCTTCGATGGCGTATCCAGCGGGCTCCTACTATCGTGGCGGTAGCAATCAATCTCTGGGAGTTAAAACTCTGTCAAGCGAGAGTCTCAACTCCCAGTCGGATGACGGTTATCCAGCCCAGCCCTCTGGTGTGCCAGGAGCGCCCGGCGCCAAGGAGCTGGAGGCGGCTCTCAAGAGGCTGACGCCGGCTGAGGTCTTGGCTCGCCGTGCTATGTTGTCCTATGCTCCGGCTGGAACCTATAACTACGACGAACCAATGGGTCACGGTACAGGTAACGTTCGAAACTCGGATCTACCGCTGGGTGTGCGCACGCCGGACAGTATTATGTCCACCGGCTCGTCGGGAATGTCGGGCTCCACGAATCACATGTCCGCTTCGATGACGCATCAGTGGCGACTACCCGAGAAGCTGCAGATCATCAAACCCATGGAGGGATCGCAGACATTGCACCATTGGTCGCgcttggccacgcccacgctcAGTGGACTGCTGGATGAGCGTCCCGGCGTAACGATCCGTGGTGGACGTGGCCTGGATGATCTGGGAATGCAGATATACACGCTGTCGGACGTAGAGGAGGATGTTAGCGATGATCTGCCCGGCAAACAGTTTGAAGCACCGGGCTGCACGTTCACCTACACCAATAGCATGGTCATGCATCCGGACGATGGATTCGTTAACGATCTGTCATTCCTCTCGCAGTCGCAGATGTCGTCCCGAATGGCCTCCACGTCGACATCAAGGCAACCCAG TTGTCCTGCCACGCCTCGCGCTGGACTATCGCGCAAAAATTCCTGCTCCACATTTTCGGTGAACCTCGGACTCGCTGGAATGCTGAATGAGAGGGGCATCAAGGCGGTGACGCCCAGTGCCCTCAACACGCCCGCCGGACCTAACTTTTCGCCCACGGTGACGCCATGCAACAGCCCGGAGGGATCACCTCCTCGTGCCCAGTCGCCCGAGCCGCTCTTTGGTCTGCTCTCGTGTGGTGCGGATTTGATCCGGCGCAAAATCGTAGGcgatcagcatcagcagcagcaacagaagcaaAGGAGCAGCCTtagcaagcagcagcagcagaagatcATGCTCTCGCACCTGGAAAGACGTGCCCTGCGATCGCTGAACCTAATTGAGAAGGTGGAGAGCATCGGACTGGAGAACATAATAAGCGCACAGAGAGGCCTTGGCTCAGGAATCGCGAACCGCAGCAGTTCGCCCCTGAGCAGTGGCAGCCTACAGAGTCTccacaccagcagcaacagcattgtGGACGACATACACTTCGATCGGGCACAGATCAAGGGTGTCCTGCATCGAGGCCTGAAATCGCCAACGCCCGCAACAGCATCAACATCTGCAGCTGCGGCGGCTTCAGGGCCAGGTATCTCGACGAGCAGCAGCACGAGTGCTTACAATAGCGATGATAGCGACGATCAGGGCTTGGTAATGAAAATCAAACCGTCGAAGAGCGCGACACCCACAACAACAGGAGCAGCACAAAGTCAGCCAAGTTCGGCGACGACATCCAACGGCACGGCGAGTGAAACGCGACTGAAGCAGATGCAGCGCCAGAAATCGCGCAGGCAGCTAAAGAACGGAATGGCCAACCAGAGGCCAGATCTGGGCACAATTTCTGGCGCCGGAGGAGGCGGACGAGTGCGCCCGGATCTGGGAAAGGTAGCcgacagcggcagcagcagcaagctcAGCACCAAGCGAAGTGAGGCTAAGCCTGCGGAGGAGGAAGAGGCGACACCACAGACCATCACACAGGCGTTTGTGGGTTCAGTTAGTTCCTTGCTTTTTGGCCGCAAGGGCGGTTGGCTGTAA
- the milt gene encoding milton, isoform F has product MPFLNSATRSKPNHQEPESHHHDIKKLDSLPIIVEQEADDYGQTFEHGNQLNSTFSLDVETGSSSTSLIESKSSSSLWSTANSEDSLNATLITSQPSNSSKHFENTYKLLGQHLDFNCQRSADKLQHLNGSASDFDSLSSCSSMSAIVNGIEPPPTRLELELEAVDRMRCIVQQMKSGPKSMDPPLGVSAPHLALLHDFASKGQRKVEASVPGTPVPSPITGALEAPHFELPQELLQAASSWEVMYYASKNVDGKNCLKVVRSLLTNKVLCGNRVSQMTRAYDDIEAVTRLLEEKEKDLELTVQIGKELLTQNNALEARVADLETDLKASNDDRAQLVHELHKKNELISVLTNDADDGTDTDTPTMSKSITLDLLQRKVNSLLDENKSLKCEATQLAHQTDEVEEHERQLMADISAQLNDANSQYDNLSLELERQREENRLQHEQIVNLTARLAEAEMRLHQLTQDNDEHLSLLHVTKENQNALALELVEFKQRYEEVLALLHSAQDQLKQQRKRSQPQARSSFLGGLGTSGAGMGGSLFPPDSLHCELMESSLYSENSLDSGISGDSQRSADRISRMMMHMPSGGMSSSTMGGSVYAGAGNVPPYKRVFDTVRCAGKSGNYMDSGNVSMTQLGAMSMSSSSGPRMASMAYPAGSYYRGGSNQSLGVKTLSSESLNSQSDDGYPAQPSGVPGAPGAKELEAALKRLTPAEVLARRAMLSYAPAGTYNYDEPMGHGTGNVRNSDLPLGVRTPDSIMSTGSSGMSGSTNHMSASMTHQWRLPEKLQIIKPMEGSQTLHHWSRLATPTLSGLLDERPGVTIRGGRGLDDLGMQIYTLSDVEEDVSDDLPGKQFEAPGCTFTYTNSMVMHPDDGFVNDLSFLSQSQMSSRMASTSTSRQPSCPATPRAGLSRKNSCSTFSVNLGLAGMLNERGIKAVTPSALNTPAGPNFSPTVTPCNSPEGSPPRAQSPEPLFGLLSCGADLIRRKIVGDQHQQQQQKQRSSLSKQQQQKIMLSHLERRALRSLNLIEKVESIGLENIISAQRGLGSGIANRSSSPLSSGSLQSLHTSSNSIVDDIHFDRAQIKGVLHRGLKSPTPATASTSAAAAASGPGISTSSSTSAYNSDDSDDQGLVMKIKPSKSATPTTTGAAQSQPSSATTSNGTASETRLKQMQRQKSRRQLKNGMANQRPDLGTISGAGGGGRVRPDLGKVADSGSSSKLSTKRSEAKPAEEEEATPQTITQAFVGSVSSLLFGRKGGWL; this is encoded by the exons ATGCCATTCCTCAACAGTGCAACGCGTAGTAAACCAAATCATCAAGAACCAGAGTCCCATCATCATGACATCAAGAAGCTAGACTCCCTGCCCATAATAGTCGAGCAGGAGGCGGACGATTATGGGCAAACCTTCGAGCATGGCAACCAGCTGAATAGCACCTTTTCCTTGGACGTCGAAACCGGCAGTTCGTCAACCTCGCTGATCGAGAGCAAGTCGAGCAGCTCGCTGTGGTCCACCGCCAACTCCGAGGATTCCCTGAACGCCACCCTGATCACCAGCCAACCGTCCAATTCCAGCAAGCATTTCGAGAACACCTACAAGCTGCTGGGTCAGCACCTGGATTTCAATTGCCAGCGCTCGGCGGATAAGCTGCAGCATCTGAATGGATCTGCTAGCGATTTCGATAGCCTgtccagctgctcctccatGTCGGCGATCGTCAATGGGATTGAGCCGCCGCCCACGCGTCTGGAACTCGAACTGGAGGCAGTGGATCGCATGCGTTGCATTGTCCAGCAAATGAAGTCGGGGCCAAAGTCGATGGATCCGCCGCTGGGCGTGTCGGCTCCTCATCTGGCGCTGCTGCACGACTTCGCCTCGAAGGGACAACGAAAAGTGGAGGCCAGTGTGCCGGGCACACCGGTACCCAGTCCGATAACGGGCGCACTGGAGGCGCCGCACTTTGAGTTGCCACAGGAGCTGCTGCAGGCGGCAAGCAGTTGGGAAGTTATGTACTATGCCTCCAAGAACGTCGATGGCAAAAATTGCCTGAAGGTGGTGCGCAGTCTGCTGACGAACAAAG ttctATGCGGCAACCGCGTTAGCCAAATGACTCGGGCGTACGATGACATTGAGGCCGTGACGCGACTgctggaggagaaggagaaggaccTAGAGCTGACCGTGCAGATTGGCAAAGAGCTGCTCACCCAGAACAATGCACTCGAGGCACGGGTCGCGGATCTGGAAACCGATCTCAAGGCCTCCAACGACGATCGTGCCCAGCTGGTCCACGAGCTGCACAAGAAGAACGAGCTCATCTCTGTGCTTACCAACGATGCAGACGATGGCACAGATACTG ACACTCCCACCATGTCGAAGTCTATAACTTTGGATCTACTGCAGCGCAAGGTCAACTCCCTGCTCGACGAGAACAAGTCTCTGAAATGCGAAGCCACCCAACTGGCCCACCAGACGGACGAGGTGGAGGAGCACGAGCGCCAGCTGATGGCCGATATCAGTGCTCAGCTAAACGATGCTAACTCACAGTACGACAACCTCAGTTTGGAGTTGGAACGGCAGCGGGAGGAAAACCGGCTGCAACATGAGCAGATCGTGAACCTGACCGCTCGCCTAGCGGAGGCGGAAATGCGACTACACCAACTGACGCAAGACAACGACGAACATCTCTCGCTGCTGCACGTGACgaaagaaaaccaaaatgcTTTGGCCCTGGAACTGGTGGAGTTCAAGCAGCGTTACGAAGAGGTGCTCGCTCTGCTGCACTCTGCTCAGGATCAGCTGAAGCAACAGCGAAAGCGGTCGCAGCCACAGGCAAGGAGCTCCTTCCTCGGTGGCCTTGGAACAAGTGGCGCTGGCATGGGCGGCAGTCTTTTCCCGCCGGATTCACTGCACTGTGAGCTTATGGAGTCTTCACTGTACTCAGAGAATAGCCTAGACTCTGGCATATCCGGCGACAGTCAGCGATCAGCGGACCGCATTAGCCGCATGATGATGCACATGCCGTCCGGCGGCATGAGCTCGTCGACAATGGGAGGTAGCGTGTATGCGGGAGCTGGCAATGTGCCGCCATACAAGCGGGTATTCGACACAGTGCGATGTGCCGGCAAGAGCGGCAACTACATGGACAGCGGCAACGTGTCGATGACGCAACTGGGAGCTATGTCGATGAGCAGCTCTTCGGGGCCGCGCATGGCTTCGATGGCGTATCCAGCGGGCTCCTACTATCGTGGCGGTAGCAATCAATCTCTGGGAGTTAAAACTCTGTCAAGCGAGAGTCTCAACTCCCAGTCGGATGACGGTTATCCAGCCCAGCCCTCTGGTGTGCCAGGAGCGCCCGGCGCCAAGGAGCTGGAGGCGGCTCTCAAGAGGCTGACGCCGGCTGAGGTCTTGGCTCGCCGTGCTATGTTGTCCTATGCTCCGGCTGGAACCTATAACTACGACGAACCAATGGGTCACGGTACAGGTAACGTTCGAAACTCGGATCTACCGCTGGGTGTGCGCACGCCGGACAGTATTATGTCCACCGGCTCGTCGGGAATGTCGGGCTCCACGAATCACATGTCCGCTTCGATGACGCATCAGTGGCGACTACCCGAGAAGCTGCAGATCATCAAACCCATGGAGGGATCGCAGACATTGCACCATTGGTCGCgcttggccacgcccacgctcAGTGGACTGCTGGATGAGCGTCCCGGCGTAACGATCCGTGGTGGACGTGGCCTGGATGATCTGGGAATGCAGATATACACGCTGTCGGACGTAGAGGAGGATGTTAGCGATGATCTGCCCGGCAAACAGTTTGAAGCACCGGGCTGCACGTTCACCTACACCAATAGCATGGTCATGCATCCGGACGATGGATTCGTTAACGATCTGTCATTCCTCTCGCAGTCGCAGATGTCGTCCCGAATGGCCTCCACGTCGACATCAAGGCAACCCAG TTGTCCTGCCACGCCTCGCGCTGGACTATCGCGCAAAAATTCCTGCTCCACATTTTCGGTGAACCTCGGACTCGCTGGAATGCTGAATGAGAGGGGCATCAAGGCGGTGACGCCCAGTGCCCTCAACACGCCCGCCGGACCTAACTTTTCGCCCACGGTGACGCCATGCAACAGCCCGGAGGGATCACCTCCTCGTGCCCAGTCGCCCGAGCCGCTCTTTGGTCTGCTCTCGTGTGGTGCGGATTTGATCCGGCGCAAAATCGTAGGcgatcagcatcagcagcagcaacagaagcaaAGGAGCAGCCTtagcaagcagcagcagcagaagatcATGCTCTCGCACCTGGAAAGACGTGCCCTGCGATCGCTGAACCTAATTGAGAAGGTGGAGAGCATCGGACTGGAGAACATAATAAGCGCACAGAGAGGCCTTGGCTCAGGAATCGCGAACCGCAGCAGTTCGCCCCTGAGCAGTGGCAGCCTACAGAGTCTccacaccagcagcaacagcattgtGGACGACATACACTTCGATCGGGCACAGATCAAGGGTGTCCTGCATCGAGGCCTGAAATCGCCAACGCCCGCAACAGCATCAACATCTGCAGCTGCGGCGGCTTCAGGGCCAGGTATCTCGACGAGCAGCAGCACGAGTGCTTACAATAGCGATGATAGCGACGATCAGGGCTTGGTAATGAAAATCAAACCGTCGAAGAGCGCGACACCCACAACAACAGGAGCAGCACAAAGTCAGCCAAGTTCGGCGACGACATCCAACGGCACGGCGAGTGAAACGCGACTGAAGCAGATGCAGCGCCAGAAATCGCGCAGGCAGCTAAAGAACGGAATGGCCAACCAGAGGCCAGATCTGGGCACAATTTCTGGCGCCGGAGGAGGCGGACGAGTGCGCCCGGATCTGGGAAAGGTAGCcgacagcggcagcagcagcaagctcAGCACCAAGCGAAGTGAGGCTAAGCCTGCGGAGGAGGAAGAGGCGACACCACAGACCATCACACAGGCGTTTGTGGGTTCAGTTAGTTCCTTGCTTTTTGGCCGCAAGGGCGGTTGGCTGTAA